One part of the Solanum dulcamara chromosome 8, daSolDulc1.2, whole genome shotgun sequence genome encodes these proteins:
- the LOC129900806 gene encoding protein MKS1-like encodes MEPSEHSTGKSPKKELQGPRPTPLKVRKDSHKIKKTPVVLHQKHQLPPHHQPPPRPPVIIYTVSPKVIHANPSEFMSLVQRLTGPNSSSSSSSSSSSVSSFLFQENMNNIGAIYPAARFASIEKTRTPNVNKKSQITNCDLEMVDEGIEINREIERISTSGFFPKGILSPNPASLQPISSNFFSPPSAEFFHDLSPLIHNNRNYFEHNYLPSPSNFISPRVIVSPSTPSFDIVNNLFDHYREK; translated from the coding sequence ATGGAGCCATCGGAACACTCCACCGGGAAATCGCCGAAAAAAGAGCTCCAAGGTCCCCGGCCAACGCCACTCAAAGTACGTAAAGATTCACACAAGATAAAAAAAACACCAGTGGTGCTACATCAGAAACACCAATTGCCACCTCATCATCAACCACCACCGCGACCACCTGTTATAATATACACTGTGTCTCCCAAGGTAATCCATGCAAACCCTAGCGAGTTCATGTCTTTAGTCCAACGACTCACAGGACCAAATTCCTCCTCCTCATCATCGTCTTCGTCGTCGTCGGTCTCCTCGTttctttttcaagaaaatatgaataatatcGGTGCGATATATCCGGCTGCTAGGTTTGCTTCAATAGAGAAAACAAGAACCCCAAATGTCAATAaaaaatcacaaattactaatTGTGATTTGGAAATGGTTGATGAAGGGatagagataaatagagaaattgaaAGAATAAGTACTAGTGGATTTTTTCCTAAAGGTATTTTGTCACCAAATCCAGCTTCTCTTCAACCTATATCATCAAATTTCTTCTCACCTCCATCAGCTGaattttttcatgatttaagCCCTTTAATACACAATAACAGGAATTATTTTGAACACAATTACTTACCTAGCCCTTCAAATTTTATTTCACCTAGAGTAATTGTATCTCCAAGTACTCCATCTTTTGACATTGTCAATAATCTCTTTGACCACTATAGAGAGAAATAG